The window TATCTTtctgaaccaaaaaaaaaaacaaattgaatcaTATTTGTAGAACTAGTACAAATTATACTACCACCAGGGACAAAGCTATGTATGGTCAAGGGTAGTCAACTGAACACCCTACATCGAAAAATTATACTTTATATAAGATAAAATAGTACGTGTTATTGAGTAAAAAATAGGCTTTGAACACTTTGCATAGCTAACTGGCAAAGGATAttcaaaatttgaacacccttattgAATTTCGTTGCTTCCCCACTGACTATCACAAGTACAAGccaatttaagttttcaaatcaaaaATTACAAGTGacacaacaacaagaacaacaataataatacataataataataataataataataataataataataataataataataataataataataataataataataataataataataataataataataataataataataataatcataataataataacaataccAACGATGCAAGAATTAAGCAGCTAAAAATTCCAATTATTTTTCTGAGCCCGACAGGCGACATGGTTGGATGTAATAAGTCAAAGAATGTTACTACTCCTACATTACAAGGAAGTAGGTAGTATATAAAACCGAACAAAGCACCCATCCCTTTTTAAAAGATTCTTCCTTTACCTTACAAATAACTTTATAAGATTACGCATAGTTTTTCCATGGATGCTGATCAGTCCAACTCAGACTCtttttcatcatcaaatctaagaatcattgTCCAGAAAAACCCTTCAGAAGCCCAACTCTCTGAATTAGGCATAAAATCTTGGCCAAAGTGAGTACTTTTGTATATTCTTTGGTTTATAACTTTCATTAAACAAGTAATTTATTAGTCTAATGAGTTTTTCTTTTGATGTTTATATATAAACAGATGGGGTTGTTCACCAGGGAAATACCAATTAAAACTTGATGCAGAAGAGACATGTTATTTGTTGAGAGGGAAAGTCAAAGTGTACCCAAAGAACTCAACAGAAACATCAGTGGAGTTTGGAGGAGGAGATCTTGTGATTATTCCAAAAGGACTTAGTTGCACTTGGGATGTGTCCCTTGCTGTTGATAAACACTACAAGTTTgattcttcttcttcctaaaaCCATTACTATTACTGTTTCGGATTTAAGTTATAGTATGTACTAATAGTATAAATTataatttctattattttttggtTTGCTCTCATCAAACTACAGctgaaataatttaacttaaagaGATTGTTATCATTTAATGTATTATTTCACCATCTtggtttttttttctattttctttttttttctatttcaagtagtagtagtagtagtagtaagtTTTACGTTTTGATTATTTGGCAATTAATCTTTAATGGgtagtgaaaagaaaaaaaaactttaaaatattTCTTTGACTGGTCAACTCCTTCATATTTATATCACGTAAGCACATTACATTTTGTCAGCAATGATGATTTTTGCTTGAATTAGGTGTATGGTTCAGGTGGTGAATCAAAGTAATATTTAATTGATGGGCTTGAGTTTGCTACTATAGAATATATTTTATTGTTTTAAATTGCTGCATGAACATACCTCTCACCTAGTCATATAATTGTCTGAATTTCAAATCAAGTGCAAGATGTTACAACAAACTCAGTCAACAAGATGTTACAATTTAAAGAACACTTTAAAGAAATGGGGATGCAGTTTCGCCACTTCTTCCTCAAATAAAACTACAATTTACAAACTTCAATTGAGACAGAAAAATAGCCTCCAGATGGTTCATTCCATGAAAGTGAAGCGAAGagggaaaaaaaaggagaattttCCCCAGCATTTCATAGGCTAAGCAACGTCTTCATACTCTTCATTATAAAAGTGAAACTTATTAGCATCCAAAATGGAGCAGGGTGGGAAATCAACCCTGCCCTTGTACAAATACAAGGAGTCAAAATTCTTCTCACTACCTACCCTGTGGAAGGGATCGGGAAAAAATCAACAGTGGCAATTTACAGGGGATCGACACgccaaaatttggaaaaatatcGAGCGGAAAACTATCAGATTTACATGGCAAACGAAAATCTTAACTGAGAAAAATTCCCATTTACATACAACAGCTTACTCATTACTATCTACTTTGAACGTTAGGCCCCCATATGCGAATAGTTTGATCATCACTCGCTGAAGCTAACATATGAGGCCTTTTAGGATTCCAGCTCACACAGTTCACAGTCATTGTATGGCCACACAAGATCTCAATAGGCTTTGAACCTCGACGATTCCATATATACACCTGTTACAACTCAAACATCATTTCCTTGCATCGATATACAAAATGAAGGAATTGGCTCTACCAAATATCGGCATGAAAAATAATATGCTGAATCATGCATAGATATGATGTATAGATATGATGTAGCTACTTTGCAAACAGATGCAGTCTAAGACAAACAACCAACATATGAAATGAGACTATTAAGCTTAAAGAAAAGTAGTGTCCAACAAATCATTCACATTAAAGTTTGAAGTTCTGGAATTTCATGCTTATTTGtagtattatttttttctttttcttcttttgatggTGGGGATTAAAGAACAAGCATACCTTTGAATCTTCACTACCACTGGCAATGAAAGTGCTATCCAATCCTCCGAAACAGGAGCGTATCACGTACTTATGTTGTCTGTGGCCTTTATATTTCATGGGACTAAGCCACTCGCCTGCAACATCCCACATATGGATCTCTTGACTATTAAGGTTTACTATGAAGAATTTACCATCCCCTGATAACGAAAGGGATGTGATTGGATGCTCCTCTGGAATCACACGTTCAGCACCTGTCCCCACATTCAATATTCGGATATCTTTGTCAGAAAATATGCTGATAAGTTTTTCTCCATCAGGTGTAACAGCAAGATCTAAAACCTTCGGCATCCGCTGCCCTCTCCACGATTTGATCTCCTTACCCTCACAGTCCCACATGTATATGCCTTTTTCAGGGTCCGAACTGCCACAGACGAATCGCTTAGAATCAGGAAACCAAGCACAAGAGCTGACAATGAAACCATCACCGCCATATGTGTGCTTGCATGTACCTGTTTCCACGTCCCAGAGCTTGAGCACTTCCATGTTCCCGCAGGTTAGCAACATTGTATCATCAGGACTCCATGCTACAAAAGAAACTGGCTTTTTGTGGCTCTGCAGCACATGTCTCTGGGTCAGGTTCCCATCATCCAGTACCTGAAAGTAATTATCAATCCAACTTAGGAAATAATGGTCAATCAAAATCTCGTAGCCTTGAGAATATGAGCTAATAGTTATGTTGTACACGATGATTAACCCTCATCCCAGAAACCTGCTGATGCCCCGTGAAATCAAATCATTTTTAAAcgcaaattggacaaagagttagACGAGTGAATGACAGATTGATGGCGATTAAGGTAGTAGTTGGAGGGAGCACTCTGAATGTCATTAGCGCTTACGCGCCGCAAACAAGCTTGGACGAGGAGCTTCTGGGAGGTGCTAGATGAGGTGGTGCGGGGTATTCCGCCTACGgagaagctattcataggaggggatttcaatggtcatattgggtcgtctACTAGTGGCTATGGTGAGGTGCACGGTGGCTTCGGCTTTGGTGATAGGAACGGGGGTGGTACCTCACTATTGGATTTCGCTAGAGCTTTTGAGTTGGTGATAGTGAACTCTATGTTCCCGAAGAGGGAGGAACATCTGATTGCTTTCCGGAGTATGGTGgctaagactcagattgactatctcctcctcaggaggggTGACAGGGGTTTGTGCGAGGATTGCAAGGTGATCCCGAGCGAGAACCTCGCAACTCAACATAGGATCCTGGTGATGGACGTCGGTATCTtgttgaagaggaagaagagattTGTAAGGGGTCAGTCGAGGATCAGGTGGGGAGCTTTGTCTAAGGATAATGTAGGAGTTGGAGGGGCGGCTGATGAATATGGGTGCCTGGAAGAGTGGTGGGGAAGCTAGCGTTATGTGGACGGCGACGACGAACTGTATAAGGGAGGCAGCAAGAGAGGTGCTGGGAGTTTTGAAAGGTTACTCTGGCGGGCACCGAGACGACTGGTGGCGGAATGacgtggtccaaggtaaagtggaagccaaGAAAGCGGCTTACATTAAGTTAGTTGAGAGCACCGACGAGGACCAGAGGAGAGCAAACAGAGAAAGATATAAAgaggctaggaaggaggcgaaatTAGCGGTCACAGAGGCCAAGACTGCTGCTTTTGGTCGGCTTTATGAGGAACTTGGGGGCAAAGGTGGGGACAAGAAGTTATTTCGGTTGGCCAAAGCGAGGGAGAAGAAGGCTCGCGACCTggatcaagtgaggtgcatcaaagacgaagATGGTCGAATATTGATGGAAGAGGCCCAGATTAGGCAAAGATGGCAAtcgtactttcataaacttctgaacgAAGAGGGCAATGGAAACATCGTGTTAGGGCATTTGGGGTACTCAGAGAGTCATCGAGACTTTAGGTATTGTAGGCGCATTAAGGTTGAGGAGGTCATGGGTGCAATGGGTAAGATGAGTCGGGGCAAAGCGACCGGACCAGATGAGATTCCAGTAGAGTTTTGGAGATATgcgggtagagcaggcttggagtggctgactgggttgtttaatgttatctCCAGGACAAAGAGGATGCCTGGTGAGTGgcggtggagtacaatggttccggTGTACAAGAACAAATGGGATATCCAGAATTgtaactataggggtatcaagatactaagtcataccatgaaagtttgggagagggtggtggaagggaGGATAAGAAGGGCGGTGTCTATATCGGAAAACCAGTTCGGATTCACGCCGGGTCATTCTACCACGGAAGCTATCCACTTTatcaggaggttggtggaactatacagggataggaagagggatttgcatatggtgtttatttACCTAGAGAAGGcgtatgacaaggtccctagAGACGTCCTTTGGAGGGGTCCCTAGAGACGTCCTTTGGAGGTGCCTGGAGGTGAAAAGTGTGTCGGTGGCTTACATTAGGGTGataaaggatatgtatgatggagttaTGACTCGGGTTAGGGCTGTAGGAGGTGACTCAGAGTCTTTCtcggttgttatggggttacaccaaggatcggcgctcagcccgttcttatttgctctGGCGATGGACGCACTAACACACCATATCCAAtaagaggtgccatggtgtatgttgttcgctgatgatatagttttgattgatgagacgcgagacGGCGTTAATGGGAGActggaggtatggaggcaggccctggagtctaaaggtttcaagttaagTAGGACTAAAACGGAATATGTGGAATGTAAGTTCAGTGACGTGACGGGGGAAGCGGATGTGGAAGTCAGGCTTGACTCACAGGTCATCCTCAAGAGAGAGTTTTAAGTACTTAGGGTCAATTATCCAGCGAGATGGGGAGATCGACGGGGATGTTACGCACCGtattggggtggggtggatgaaatggaggttagcgccTGGAGTTctgtgtgacaagaatgtgccaccgAAACTCAAAAGGTAAattctatagagcggtggttagaccagccatgttgtatggagcttatccagaagatgaaagtagcagaaatgaggatgttgagatggatgtatgggcacactaggctggataagattaggaatgaagatattcgggagagggtgggcgtggctcccgtggacgacaagatgcgggaagcgcagcttagatggttcggacacgtgaggaggagaagcctagatgcaccggttaggaggtgtgagcggttgactTTGGCGGGTACGAGAAGAGGCAGAGGGcggccaaagaagtattggggcgaggtgatTACGCAGGACATGGCgcggcttcagatttccgaggacatggctcttgataggaacatgtggaggtcgagcattagggtggtGGGCTAGGGGGTAGTCGAGAGTTCTTCCCTCTTTGTACCGGGTAGACTGAtagagttctgtttagggttgTTAGCGGTCTATGCTGTGTTCACATGGTTGGTTGCATAGTTTTGTGTTATTGTCCTTTCCCTTATTCGTGGTTGTTATTTTCTTTCTAGCATCTTTTGTTGTTACatgccttttcttttgtttcttttctgatattattgtctctcttgttgagccgagagtctcctggaaacagcctctctacccttttcagggtaggggtaaagtctgcgtacactctactctccccagatcccactggtgggattttactgggtatgttgttgttgttgttgaaaagtACCAAAAGAAATCCGTCAGTttgaaattaaaaatataaaaaatctaattTAGTACAATAAAAATGCAACTAACTTTAGCATCTAATATACATTAACGCTGATATTAATCCAACTCCAAAAAAGTTGATGATTCAAAGAAAGTGACGGATTCTCTTTGAATCATTTTGTGCTATGTTATTTGAAGCGCAAACTTCTCTAAATCGCATGGCTTCACCCATGAAGCAATAACCCCTCGTTTCGCATTGTTTCATCACTTATCAGAATCTAAGAGAAATTATCTATGGTTTAAGACAAAATATCTTGACCAAGCCATACGTACACAATCACCAAGGATACTTATAAACCAAATGCTTAGTTACTGTCAGAAATATCAAAACTAGATGTCATGTCTCCCAAAATCTGTTCGGATCAGTCACATGACTAGATGTGACATCTGACAATGTTACAAAGTACATGCACTAAGAAAAGGTTGAGAAGTCTACTTATTCCCGATGAAGGtcttcatggaatcacaagctcAATTTTATTGTTTCTGCTTAAAATTAATGTTAATGGTTATTATTCTTATAATAACAACGACAAGATCTAAAATATTTTAGCCTTAATGATGTCTTTCCAATGTCTTTTGGGTCCATCCCTTTACGAAGCACATGACGGTCAACATTCTTTGACCCATTTGTATTGGTTGCTACATTTGTCCTTAACAATTTCCGTTAAGCTAACCCGGCCAACCAATTTATGGTAGAGGGACGGGATAGAGGAACCATCTAACACTAATTTCAACCTTAGTGCCTAGGATTGTTATATGGCACAAAAGGAATATAATCATACATAAATCAAAGTTTAGCTTCATAATGCTGGTAATGCTTGACCACTTTAAGATTGATCCTAAGACTTATCTCTGCCTTTCCACTGGCCACATGACTGCTGTCAAGCTTTACTTGAAAATTAGAATACAACGGGAACACTTAGCTCTAACACCTCAAAATTTCAGGACAACAGATTGACCAGCTATGAGTATTGAGTACACCAAAGTAGCCTTATTTAGGCAACTTGAGAGCACGAATTTGCTGGAAAAGTTGCACTTTATTGCTTGACAAAATGCTAATTCTGCAGCTTAGTTGTCGCAATTCAAGATACACCTATGAGAtgaaatcccccccccccccaaacacaaAAGAATCTTTATCGAAAGAAATAAGTTCTAAGGAGACAtacaattaaaaatttattgccAAGTATCATTTACGTGTTCTCTAAAATATTTCCTCATGAGTATGCTAGCAAAATTTGAAGGCAGACTTTAACATTTAGCTAGGTGGGAAACTAAATTGTGGCAGCTACCTTTAGATTGGATGACACTGAACCTACTATCCAACGCAAGATTCAGAACTTCCCCTCTCCCTCCTGAGATTTAGTTATAAGCCTATGTGCACCCAGATTGTGATCTAGCGGTCAATAATGTGGAATATAAACTATGGGGAACCAGGGTCCAAATCCTAGCAGAGGCAAAAAACGCTAGGTATAATATCACTGTTCAGGagctaactcttctttttggtggttCACCAACATGTAACCTTCAGCACCTACTGGATGAAATTTAAGTGGAATTCCATCTTACCTGATTAAAAAAACGCTAGGTATGATTTCTTCTCACATACATAAACCTTGGTAAGTAGAGTACCAGGTACCTGTGTCGGTGGGAGATAGGAGGTAATAGGTGGAATAGTCAAATTATAAGCCTATGTTGCTGATAActagggatggcaatggggcggTGCAGGGGCGGGGCGGGTTGCGGGTTTAATGCGGGTTCAATGCGGGGCAActttaaattttaacttttttgaAACAAAGCAATCATTTCAACTACAATTTCACATTCTTCTTTACTAGCACGAATACTATTTTGATTCATAATTAACCAATTTGCATAAGTTTCACCAAAATGATATTACATAAGTCAAGATATCATATTAGTAATAGGAAATGATAATAACTCATTTATTTTGGAAGATCAGCGTAATACTCTCTCAGTTTTATATTTATGTGATTCTATTAAACTCTCCATtttaaatgtaaaagttaaacttatTAGTCATCAATTgattaaccattttctaagtggaaAATATAGTTCCCATCCATATTTGACTCAGTTTTGAAAAGTTAATTATCCAACcaattttttaatggataatataggtaaataaatattttcttttaaccattttgccaccctaGTAATCACTTTCCCATGCATTTACGGTTTACCATAAAATTAATACATCAGCTAATTAAAACATAATATCCTACGTAAAAGGGTTTAACAGTGTAAAAATATTATATAGTCTTCTAAGATGGTTTTTCGTGAAAAATATAATGTAGTCCATGAAAAAATTTCAAACACATAATACTCTCTCAACGAGTATTACTTTCctggaatttaataattttaatattgtaacATCTCTGTCCGAATTTGCTCTAATTGCAAGTAATTTAATTGAAGCTTGTTCTTGGGGGATTATCTCAAGTCATTTTAATTTAGCTTTACCATCCATGAATTTTAGAGTCATTTACTAATCTCTTGTAAACTACGAGCGTTCGACGCTCtaccaaaaaaattaaagaaaaattaagTGAGGCGGGGCGGGGTGGGGCGGGTCCAAGCAGAGCGGGttgaaaactgaaaaaataactATGCGCGGGGCGGGTTGAAATTTTTGTGGGTTTTGCTAAACCCGCATCCGCCCCGCcccgccccattgccatccctatTGATAACTACCACCTTTGGATTTTCATCCTACTAGATAGTTTTAAGGCTATATCGAAGTTACAGGATACTTCTCATTTTCCGGTGATAATTGCTAAGTAAATGAGTGCGTAATCTTTTTTTTAGTTAATACTTATTCAGTCTTCCAACTTCAGTCTCTTTAATTTTGTACTTACCATCATAAATTATCATTCAATTTGAAGCTATAATTGATACACCATTAGGGGTATGGAATAACCACTCCACCATATTCACAGCCCGTGCCCATTAAGCTATTAAAGAAATAAggctttattttctttataagaAAGTTATAGCTGCAAAATCCTAAATGAACACCATCTATCAAAtaaacaacacacacacacacatatagagagagagaactaacttctttttgatagaTGGTGTTCATTTAGGATTTTGcggctatattttttttaaaagaattatagCTGAGGACAGGTAAATTCTTCAACCGAAGCATAAACCTGGAAACCACTTCCCTACCTTTCTCCTCAGAAAAAGAATCTTGACTGGATTATTTCCTGCTAGTAACAGTCAAGTGAACAACCTAAATTCACTTAGAGCACAATTTCTTGATAAAAGATTCAATTGACCAAAGGAAAAAAAGTTTCTTATATAGGCTTTTAAGAATGCATAAAGGACCTGCAACTAAGACATGGATTTCTTGGTAGCATTTATCCAGAAAGCAGAATAAGTAACTTTTTCTGTTTAATTTGGTTTCATCCAATCTTATTACTCTAATTCTAATTCATCTTGCAAAAAGACATGAATAAATTTCTCCTGCTTATTCCATGAAAGCACTTACTCAAACAACGTAAATAGGTTAACTCTGACAAATTCCTAGCTTATGGAGTTTCAAAGCTGCAGGGGAGTGATCCTTAACAAGTATCCCCTCTATCCATGATTTAGGTCTATTTTTCAACAGCACAACTAATCAATTTACCGGAATAACCCAAATTAGCAGTAGGAGTAAACTCCTGGAGTTTTAAGACTTGCATAGCAAACTTAATTGTGATATTATGAAACACACCTTCCATATGATGGCCGTGCAGTCACTTGATGATGATGCCAAGTAGTTTCCGTTGTTAGAGAACTGCACATACCAGACCTCATTCCTGTGGTTAGTCAGAATCTGCAACAGTGTTAAAGACATTAAACACGTCTCTCCTAGAGAGAAGCTAGACGAACAATGACAACAAATTAGTAACGAGAGAAATTACTCATGATCACGGAGTGATAAGTCCAATCTTCATTAACTCCACACAGATTAAACGATTCTATAATAGAAAACCATTCCTtatcaaataaatttaaaaaaaaaaaaaaaaactataatagaaaacCATTAATAGCATTTGCAATTTCATTGTGACTAGATCATTAGCAAATCATAAAGCAATATTTGCCATAGAATTGCGAGGCTACTAGCATTCTACAAATTTGCCTATATGTCAGAAGCTTATTTCAGACCATGATCCGACATTCACAACAAAAGATAGTCAAATTAATGAAATAAGTAAATGGCCTTTTCAGGATACACAGTACTGCTGGGAATGTGGCTTCTTTAGTCTTGGATCTTTCCAAACTTATCTAAAGTGACAAATTATAACACTAGAAAAAGAAATTCATTACGAGCTAAGTTGCACCTTAGATACACTGTGTTATCCCTCTGTCAAGCCCTTTCAGGTCAACAGAGAAAGGAGCCCAAAGGTAAGGCAAACTAGTTCAAATATCCTAGTGTATCACTTGGGAATTAATGAAATTATCCCATATAACAGTCCtactttccttttcaattttggTATTCTGCAAAACAATTTTTCCAAGATTAGCAAAAAGGTAGCAGTAGAACCACTTTTGAGCTATTGACAGTTTACTTCCAGGGTTAAAATGGTAAGTGAAAATTAAGCTATTGAACTGTAAGTCGATAAGCGTGACAATCTGATATCCTATTGAGCAAAAAAATTAATGGATCAAAATGAAAGTAATTTAAGATAACATTAGACTTCTAAGATCAGATGCAATCTTCAAAAACAATGGCAATACATGGTCCTCTCAGTGCTCACCTGAGTGGTCTTAGTTGGAAACTGACTTCCATCACAATGGTGATCTTTGTAGAGTGAAATTGCATCAACTGAATTATGATACACACAGTTATCTATCTGCGACCATACAGCCATTTCAACCAAGTACTCTAATCTTCGTTCGGGCAATGTAATGGGTGGCGGCAGTACTTTTTCAAGTTCCATCAGCAAAAAATTTCGCAAATTAGAAATAACATCAAGATCTGCCTTACCCAACCCCAACTCCTTCAAGGAGAGAAATCCAAAAGCAAGCTTATGAACCTTCTCTTTCTCCACTTGTAAACCAGATATCTGTTTCTGTAAGATTTCCAAAGCTGAAGAGTCGTCCCCACGATTCAAATACTCTGATAAGCACTGTTTGAGAACAAGAAACAAAGCCG is drawn from Nicotiana tabacum cultivar K326 chromosome 22, ASM71507v2, whole genome shotgun sequence and contains these coding sequences:
- the LOC107777452 gene encoding uncharacterized protein LOC107777452, whose translation is MDADQSNSDSFSSSNLRIIVQKNPSEAQLSELGIKSWPKWGCSPGKYQLKLDAEETCYLLRGKVKVYPKNSTETSVEFGGGDLVIIPKGLSCTWDVSLAVDKHYKFDSSSS
- the LOC107791840 gene encoding WD repeat-containing protein WDS homolog; translation: MENPLENLGSKHLIKKHEFVRIIIQCLYSLGYRKSAVSLESESGIAYKSVELKSLESHILDANWDACIDRLNRLNGLTNETRVPALFLVLKQCLSEYLNRGDDSSALEILQKQISGLQVEKEKVHKLAFGFLSLKELGLGKADLDVISNLRNFLLMELEKVLPPPITLPERRLEYLVEMAVWSQIDNCVYHNSVDAISLYKDHHCDGSQFPTKTTQILTNHRNEVWYVQFSNNGNYLASSSSDCTAIIWKVLDDGNLTQRHVLQSHKKPVSFVAWSPDDTMLLTCGNMEVLKLWDVETGTCKHTYGGDGFIVSSCAWFPDSKRFVCGSSDPEKGIYMWDCEGKEIKSWRGQRMPKVLDLAVTPDGEKLISIFSDKDIRILNVGTGAERVIPEEHPITSLSLSGDGKFFIVNLNSQEIHMWDVAGEWLSPMKYKGHRQHKYVIRSCFGGLDSTFIASGSEDSKVYIWNRRGSKPIEILCGHTMTVNCVSWNPKRPHMLASASDDQTIRIWGPNVQSR